AACGCCTTAATTTCTGCGAGCTCGTGGCGCATGGCCGCGAGCTCGCGGTCGTGTGGGAGGGGTTGGCGTTCGTCCTCGGGCGCCGTCTCGTGCAGGTTCGACATCGTGTCGACGATGACCGCGATGAAGAGATTGAGCATGACGAATGCCGAGACGAGGATGAACGGGATGAAGAAGAGCCACGCGCTCGGATGCGCATCCATCACCGGCACGACGACGCCGAGCGCCCAGCTGTCGAGCGTCATCACCTGAAAGAGCGTGAGCAGCGACGTCGGGATCGAGCCGAACATCTCGGGGTGTGAGTCGCCGAAGAGCACCGTCGCCATGACGGCGCCGACGTAGAAGATGATCGCCATGAGCGCGGCGATCGCGCCGATGCCGGGGATGGCCCGGATGATCGCCTCGGCGATGCGGCGCAGCTGAGGGAGTCGGTTGACGAGCCGCAGCACCCGCAGCACGCGCAGGGCGCGGAGCACCGCGAGCGGGCCCGATGAAGGGATGAGCGCGATCGCGACGACGAGGAAGTCGAACACGTTCCAGCCATCGCGCCAGAATGCGCGCCCGAGCGCGAACATCTTCGCCGCGAGCTCGATGATGAAGATCACGAGCGCGGCCACGTCGAGCACGTGCAGGAGCCCGCCCGCCCGCGCCATCACCGCATCCGAGGTTTCGAGGCCGAGCGTCACCGCATTCACGATGATCACGGCGATGATGAAGTTCTGCACGGCGGGGTGCAGCACGAGTTCGCCGACGCGGCGCCGAATGCCCGTCGCGTGGGGATTGGGCTGCCAGGGCTCAGGCGGGGAGGCGGTGCGCATTCGCTAAGCCTAGAAAGCGTGCGGGCGCATCGACATCGCCCCGTCGGCGTACTTGGCCTGCGCCTTCGGACGGGACGCGGCCAGCTACATCCAATTTGCGCGTTTGAAGAAGAAGTAGAGCCCGACGCCGACCGCGAGCATCATGCCGAGCGCCATCGGGTAGCCGAACGCCCAGTGGAGTTCAGGCATATCGTCGAAGTTCATGCCGTAAATGGCGCCGACGAGGGTCGGGGCGAAGAGGATCGCGGCCCAACCGGAGATCTTCTTCATGTCTTCGTTTTGGCGCTGCGCCACAAGGGTTGAGTTGACGCTGAGAATCTGCGTGAGCGACTCCTTGAGTTCGCGCGTCTGCGCGACGTGGCGCGCCAGGTGGTCGGCGACGTCGTCAAGGTACTTCTGCAGCTCGGCGGGGATGTCGTACTTCCCGAAGCCGCCGCGCAGAGCCGTCACGACTTCGGTCATTGACGACATGGTCTGCAGCATGTCGATGACCTCCTGGCTCAGGCGATAGATGCGCTCGGTGACCGCCGCATCCCCGCTAAATACCTGGCGCTCGATCTGCTCCTGGTCGATCTCGAGGCCGCGGAGCACCGGCTCGTAACCGTCGACGATCGCGTCGATGACGCGGTAAACGACCGCCTCGGGGCCGAGCGAGAGCAGGTTCGTCTGCGCCAGCACGCTGTCGTCGTCGCGGCGAATCAGGCTGAAGGGATGCTCGGCGTCGTGATCGCTCACCCGCGTGCCGTCGATCCATTCGTTGTCTTGGCAGAGCACGGCGACGTTACCAGGGCGCACGAGCACGTGAAACTCGTCGAAGTCGATCTCTTCGATGTCGTCAAGGTAGCGGGCCGAGCGCAGTACGAGCAGCAGCACGTCGCCGGCGCGCTCGAGCTTCGGCCGTTGGTTCGCGATGAGGATGTCTTCGAGCATGACCGGGTGCAGCTGCCAGGCGGTGCCGAGCTCGGCGATCTGCTCGGGCGTGGGCTCTGGGTAGAACGACATGGCCATGCGATCGGGCGCGTCACCAACGAAGTCGAGCGCGTCGGCGGGCGTCGTGTCGGCGGGGGCCTTCGAGGGCTGCCCACCAGAGATAAGGCGAATGATCGGGCCATGAGTCACGAGTCGAATGGTCTCACGAACACTAGGATGGAGACACCATGACTGCACCATCAGAGATTCGTGTTCGTTTCTGCCCGTCGCCCACCGGCACCCCGCACGTCGGGCTCATCCGAACCGCCCTGTTCAACTGGGCGTACGCGAAGCACGTCGGCGGCAAGTTCGTGTTCCGCATCGAGGACACCGACGCGCAGCGCGACTCGGAGGAGAGCTACCAGCAGATTCTCGAGGCGCTGAACTGGCTCGGTCTCGACTGGGACGAGGGCATCGGCGTCGGCGGCCCGCACGAACCGTACCGCCAGTCGCAGCGTGGTGACATCTACCAGGATGTGATTCAGAAGCTGCTCGAGGCCGGTCACCTCTATGAGTCGTTCGCGACGGCCGAGGAGATCGAGGCGCGCAACGTCGCGAACGGTCGCGACCCGCGCCAGGGCTACGACAATTTCGAGCGCGAGCTCACCGACGAGCAGAAGGCGGCGTTCCGCGCCGAGGGCCGCGAGCCGAGCCTGCGTCTGCGCGTGCCCGACACCGACCTCAGCTTCGACGACCTCGTGCGCGGCGAGATCACGTTCAAGGCGGGCTCGTTCCCCGACTTCGTCGTCGTGCGCCCGAACGGCCAGCCGCTCTACACGCTCGTGAACCCAGTTGATGATGCGCTCATGGAGATCACGCACATCATGCGTGGCGAGGACCTCCTCTCGTCGACGCCACGGCAGATCGCGCTGTACCACGCGCTCGTCGAGATCGGCGTCGCGAAGTTCATTCCGCGCTTCGGTCACCTCCCGTACGTCATGGGCGAGGGCAACAAGAAGCTCTCCAAGCGCGACCCCGAGTCGAACCTGTTCCTGCACCGCGACCGCGGGTTCCTCCCCGAGGGCCTGCTCAACTACCTCGCGCTGCTCGGCTGGTCGATTGCTGCCGACCGCGACGTGTTCACGATGGAAGAGATGTGCGCGGCGTTCGACGTCGCCGACGTCAACCCGAACCCGGCGCGCTTCGACCTGAAGAAGGCCGAGGCGATCAACGCCGAGCACGTGCGCCTGCTCGAGCCCGAAGACTTTGCGGCTCGGCTCGTGCCGTACCTGCAGGCGGCCGAGCTCGTGGCGACGCCGGCGACGGATGCGCAGCTCGAGATCGTGCGCCAGGCCGCGCCGCTCGTGCAGTCGCGCATGCAGCTGCTCGGCGAGACGCCGGGTCTGCTCGGCTTCCTCTTCGTGTCGACCGACGACCTCGTGTTCGAGGACGACGCGCTCAAGACGCTCAAGGACGGCGCGCTCGACGTGCTCGCGGCAACCGCCGAGTCGCTCGAGGGCGTGAGCGAGTGGGCGACCGAGCCGATCGAGGCCGCGATGCGCGCGAAGCTCATCGACGAGCTCGGCATCAAGCCGCGGCTCGCGTTTGGCCCGGCCCGCGTGGCCCTGTCGGGCCGCCGCATCTCGCCGCCGCTGTTTGAGTCGATGGAGCTGCTTGGTCGCGACGCGACGCTGGCGCGCATCCAGAAGCTCCGCGACCACCTGAGCGCCTAGGAGGCCGCTGTGACCATCGCGCCGGAAGACCACTACGAGGTCGTCATCGTCGGTGGCGGCCCCGCCGGGCTGCAGGCCGCGCTGCTGCTCGCGCGGCAGCTGCGCCGCGTGCTGGTGCTCGACGGCAATCGACCGCGGCACTCGGCGACGATGGAGGCACACGGGTTTCTCTCGCGCGACAACATTCCGCCGAACGAGCTGCGCGCCGCCGGCCGCGAGTCGGTTGAGGCGTACGAGAACGCCGAGATTCAGTTCGCACAGGTGACGCGGATCTCGCGTGATGGCGAGGGCTTCCGGGTCGAGGCGAAGGGCGTGCGCGGTTCGCGTGCGCGGCTCGTGCACGGCGAGCGCGTGATTCTCGCGACCGGACTGAAGGAGATCTTCCCCGAACTGCCGACCCTGCGCGCGTACTACGGCACGCACATCCACTCGTGTGTGGTGTGCGACGCATGGAATAAGCGCGATGCGTCGATCGCGGTGTTCGGCGTGCCGAGCGCGAAGACGCTCGCGTACCGGGCGGCGCAGCTGTCGCGGATTGGCTCGCACGTCACCCTGTTCGCGAATGAGGAGCAGGTGCACGAGGTCGATGCCGAGCGGCTGCGCTTGCTCGGTGTGGCCGTCGACCGTCGCGACATCGAGGATGTTGTGGGGGAGCGCGCGACCATGACCGGCGTGCGTACCGTCGATGGCGATGTGGTGCCGGTGGAGGCGGCCTTCGTGCTGCCGGCGTTCGAAGCGCAGATCGGTTTTCTCGACGACGATCTGCGGCCCGATCTGGATGCCGAGGGGCTCATCGTCGCCGATAATTTCGGTCGCACCCGCGTGCAGAACCTCTACGCGACCGGTGAGCTCACCGCGCCGGGCCCCGAGGTGCTCATCATCTCGGCGGGCAAGGGTGCGCGTACCGCGATCGCCGCGCACCGCGACGCCATCGGGTTCTAGAACGGCGCCGGGTCGTCGGCGTACTTGAACTCTGGGCCCAACACCGGGCCCATCGGTTCTGGGTAATCGATGAACACATGTCCGAGTGGCGAGGTCCACTCGAGCACGCCGCCGCCGAGATGTCGTACTCTCCATGGCTTCCGGTGTTTCTGTATGTGGTGGCATTTGCAGAGGTATTGCAGGTTTTCGGGCACGGTCTTGCCGCCGATTTCCCATGGAACCGTGTGATCGAGTTCGCATTTGGCCGCGGGCCGGCGACAACCGGGGTGCCGGCAAGTTTGGTCTCGTGCACGTAGGTAGTGAGTGAGCGAAGCAGTCGCGACGCGCGTGTCGGCGGTGATGACGTGGCCGTTGATGGGGTCGGTGAGGATGCGCTCGATCGAGGGCACGTCGCCGAACCAGTCGCGAGCCTCATCGACGCTCATCGGCTGTGTTCCGTTGAGTGTCGCGATGTCGCGCGGCGTCTCAGGGTCGCGAAGTGCGAGCACAGGCACGACGATGCTGATGTTGGCCTCCACTCGCCGCTTACCGGCGGACTTGCTCTCGAGAATGCCTTGCGGGGTGGAGGTGAGCAGGGTGTCGAGGAGGAGGTCTGCACGGATCTGCTCGATCGTGCGTTCGTCGGGCAGGAACTCGGCAGAATCAGTGTCGGCTGCATCTTCGTCGTTCGAAGCCCTGAGCTCGGCGATCTCGCGCTTGTTCTCGTCACGCAGGATCTTGGCCTCGGTGGTCAGGAGGTCGAAAGCGGCGTTCGCGAAGCTGGAGGGAAGGTACGCCGAGAGCCAAGACATGCCGTTCTCGACATCTTGGATGACGACGCGGCGTTCTTTCACCTCTCGTGCATGATTCGCTTCGAACTCGCTTGCCGCATGTCGTGCGGCTAGGCATTCGGCGTATTTCTCGGTCTTGCCGGGGAGGTGGTTCTTGGCATAGTTGAGCACCTGCTCGCCGAAAGAATCGATGACTTCGTCGGGCAGGTCTTTCGAATGCCGCAGCACGGAGTCGACTTGTTGCTTCGACACCTCGCCAGCGCGCAACGGCTCGAGCCAAGAGGGGAACTTCGAAGTGAGTCGGTGTGCGGCGTGCGCGCGTGTGATCAGCGCGGTGTCGCTGAGGTTGAGGAGGGCGCCGTAGGAGCCCATGATCGAGCGCAAATTGTAGCGAAACAGCTCGGCATATGCCCCGCGCCCTGGGTGTTCCGCACGCTCGGCGTGTGACCGCTGCTCGGTGATAAGGAATGCGGCGGAGAGTGCCTGTGCCTCGGCGGCGTCTGCCTTCCCGCGTGCTGCCTTCACTTCTACGAGGAAGTCGCCGATCTGCTGCAGTGGCTCGTTAAGTCCATCAGTCTCGGGAGGAGGCGTGGCAGCGCCGAAGTAGTCGTCGGCTGGTGGAGTAGATGACATCGAACTGTACCTCCTTCGCGGGTGACTCAATTCTCGCACTATTAGAACGTAAATGCAAGAGAGAATTTCATGTGATTAGAACAAACATGCTAATTAAGGTCAGGTGCTTTAGCGTGCATCCTCTCGTCGTGCGAGCCGAAGTCATGTGGTGCTGAAGCAAGCACACCACGGGCCTACGACATGGAGTCAGTGTGGCTGAAGCTCGACATGCTGCTGCCTGGCTCGGCGCAGCGTCTTCATGCTGCCTAGTCGAGCTTGCCGAGTTCGAGCATGGTGTCGGCAAGGATGCGCAGTTGATTTGTGCGCACGCGTTGCGAGTTCGCGGATGCGCTGATGCCGATGGCCTCGGCGGCACGCTGGTTGTCGAGGCCGTCGAGCAGGAGGCGGAGGCTGTGGCGCGCGCCGACGCGGAGCCGCGCGAGCTGCGCATCCACGAGCTGCGCGGTCGCCGGTGCCAGTGAATTACTTTCGGAGCGACCGTCGACGATGCCGGTGCGGATGCCGGGGTATTGCGGGTCGGATTCGAGGGTTTCGACGGCCTCGATCGCTTCGCGAGCGCGCCACCAGGCGCTGCCATCCTGGATGTTGCGCTGTTCGTCGATGACGCGCACCTCGCCGCCGCCGAGCCCGAAGCGTAGCTCGACCGCGCCGTCGAGCAACAGGCGCAGGTGGTAGCTCGCGGTGAGGGCGGCGCCGAGCGTGCGGAAGATGCCCTGCAGTTCGTCGCCAACGGTGGGGTGCACTGGCTCGAGTGCCGCCTCGGAGTCGAGCTCCGGCAGCGCTGCCAAGATCGCCGCGTGTGTCGTCGAGCGGTCAGAGCCGCGCGAGTCGACGATGTCGACGAGCAGCGCCACACATGAAGAATTTGCCTTCATTTTGCTCATATGAAGACTTTACCTTTATTTCGCCGAAATTTGAAGGACTGGCGTGCTGGCGCGAGGTTTCGGGGCCCACGTTTGGTCGTCGATGTCGGGGGCGTCTGATTCACTTGAGGAAGCTGCAGTGAGCTGGCGCACCTCAATGTGTGTCGGGTGAAACTGCAAGAATCAATAAGTCGGTGCACCCGCCTGTACGTGATGCGCGGCAATCCTTCATCTTTCAAGAATGAAGGAAACACCTGCACGCCCTCACCGTGCTTCAGCCCTGAAAACCGCACCAAGGAGGCGACATGGACCCCCTCGAGCTCCTGCTCAAGGCCCTCATCATCGCCGCTCTTGGCGTGGTCGCGCTGCTTGGCAACCCGGTCGTGCGTCTCCTGCTGCGCCGCATCGACGCGCCGCAACCGTCGGCCGAGGCGGGCCTACCGCTGCTCGAGACCGGCCGCGTGCTGCGCGGCGGCCGCTGGATCGGCATCCTCGAGCGCGCCGCGGTCTACGCGACGCTCGTCGCCGGCTTCCCCGCGGGCCTCGCGATGATCATCGCGATCAAGGGCCTCGGGCGATACCCCGAGCTGCGCGCACAGGCCGACTCTCGCGTGGGCGAGCTCTTCATTATTGGAACGTTCGCGAGCATGCTCTGGGCGGCCGCGTTCGCTGGAATCGCGTATGGAGTGGTGCGACTGTGGTGACCTATGACGGCAGCAACCTCGACGCGGCGGGGCTGCCCGACTCGGTGCAGCACCGACTGCTCGAGCTCTGGCAGGAGCCCCACCGCGACTATCACGGCGTGACCCACCTCGAGTCGGGCCTCGCGGCGCTCGACACGCTCGGCGGCACGCAGCTCGAGAAGATCGCCTTCTGGTGCCACGACGCGGTGCACACGAACACCTCGCCCGACGACGAACACGCCTCGGTCGACATCGCCGAGCAACTGCTCTGGGGCAACCTCACCGACAGCGAACTCGACGAGGTGACCCGGCTCATCCTCATCACCATCAACCACCGGCCGGATGCGCAGGACGCGGCGGGCGCGCGGGTGTCCGACGCCGACCTGGTCGGCCTCGCGCTCGACTGGGACGCGTACGAGGAAAACATCGAGGGTATCCGCGTCGAACTGCCGGAACTCAGCGGTCGAGCCTGGCGTGCCCGCCGCCGCAAGCAGGTCGAGGGCCTGGTCGCGCGGCCGCAGATCTTCTTCACCGACTATGGCCGCGAACACTGGGAGGACCGGGCCCGCGTGAACCTGCTGCGCGAACTCGACGATCTTCGCTAGCCCCAATCGCCCAACTCGTCACACACCGTAATAGCTGTAACTCGGGGTCACCGCGGTTCGCTTCGGCAGGCCATCACCCACAAGATGAATTGGTCGCGCCACTCGTGCGCGCGGCCAATTGACCTCGAGAGAACGGAACGCCGATGACGAAACGCATTATTCTCAACGCGTTCGATATGACCACGACGACGCACCAAAGCTCGGGCACGTGGCGCCACCCTGACAGCCAGGCTCACCGCTATAAAGACCTCGACTACTGGACGAACCTCGCTCAGACGCTCGAGCGCGGCCGCTTCGACAGCATCTTCATCGCCGACGTGCTCGGCACCTACGACGTCTTCCGCGGCTCGGCCGCAGCGGCCCTCCGCGACGGCGCCCAGACGCCGGTCAACGACCCGTTCCTGCAGGTGCCGGCCATGGCCGCCGTCACGAAGCACCTCGGCTTCGGCGTCACCGCTGCAGTCACCTACGATCAGCCGTTCCCGTTCGCGCGCCGCATCGCGACCCTCGACCACCTCACGAAGGGCCGCGTGGCCTGGAACGTCGTGACCTCATACCTCAACTCGGCCGCCCTCAACCACGGCTTCACGAAGCAGCTCGGTCACGACGACCGCTACAAGCTCGCCGAGGAGTTCCTCGACGTCGTCTACAAGCTTCTCGAAGGCTCGTGGGACGACGACGCGGTCGTGTTCGACCAGGAGAACGGCGTCTTCACCAACCCCGCCAAGGTGCACCCGATCAAGCACGAAGGCAGGCACTTTTCGGTGCCCGGCTTCGCGATCACCGAGCCGTCGCCGCAGCGCACGCCCGTGATCTTCCAGGCCGGCGCCTCGCCCCGCGGCCGCACCTTCGCCGCTTCGCACGGCGAGGGCGTGTTCATCTCGCCGGCGACGCCCGAGGGCGCCCGCGTCATCACCGACGACATCCGCGACCGCGCCGAGGCGCAGGGCCGCTCGCGTGACGACGTGAAGATCTTCGCCCTCGTCACCGTCGTCACCGACGAGACCGACGCGAAGGCGGTCGAGAAGCTCAAGGACTACCTGAGCTACGCCAGCCCCGAGGGCGTGCTCGCGCTCTACGGCGGATGGACGGGCATCGACTACTCGAAGTTCGACAGCGACCAGCCGCTCGAGGCCGTCGACAATGACAGCCTGCGCTCGGTGCTCGCATCGCTCGCCTCGTCGGACAACACCGTGCAGTGGACGGTCAACGACATCGTCGAGCGCCGCGGCATCGGCGGCATGGGCCCCGTGATCGTCGGTGGCCCCGAAACCGTCGCCGACGAGCTTGAGCGCTGGGTCGAGGTCGGCGGGCTCGACGGCTTCAACTTCGCTTACGCGGTGACGCCGGGTACGTTCGAAGACCTCGTCGACTACGTGGTGCCCGAGCTGCAGCGCCGCGGCCGCGCCCAGACCGAGTACACCGGTTCGACCCTCCGCGAGGGGCTCTACGGTGAAGGCCAGTCGCGCGTGCTCGACTCGCACCCGGCCGCCCGCTATCGGGGCGCATTCACTGAGACGGTGGAAGATGCAGAGGATCGGGAGTTCGCACTATGACAGACACCAACACCACCACGCACACGCAGTTCGACGCGCTGACCGAAGCCGAGTTTAAGAACGTCGTTGGCCACTTCGCCTCGGGCGTCACGGTCGTCACGACCGCGTTCGGCGACAAGCTCTACGGCTCGACGGCATCGGCCTTCTCGTCGCTGTCGATGGACCCGCTGTCGGTGCTCGTCTGCCTCAACAAGACGAGTACGACCAACCCGGCCGTGACCGGCTCGGGCTATTTCGCGGTGAACATCCTCGGCGAGCAGAACGCCGAACTCGCGAAGCACTTCTCGCGCAAGAACGACGACAAGTTCGCCACCGTGAATTACAGCCGCTCGCAGTTCGGCGGCGTGCCGACGCTCGACGACGCCCTCGCGACCATCGTCTGCGAGGTCATGGACACGCCGGTCGGCGGTACCCACACGGTGTACTTCGGCCGCGCGCTCGAGGCGACCGCCGCATCCGGCGGACCGCTCGCGTACTACCGCGGCCGCTTCGGCCGCTTCGAGGAGTTCGAGATTTAGTGAGCGACTTCACCCGGCAGGCTGAGCCTGCCGTCTACGTGCTGCACGAGAACGAGGACTGGCTGCCGCCGCTGCGCGAGGCGTTCGCCGCGCCGGGTGTGCCGCTGCGCGAGATCGAACTCACCGCCGGGTCGATCGACCTCGCGGCCGAGCCGCCGCAGGGCGTCTTCTGGTCGCGGCTCAGCGCGTCGTCGCACACGCGCGACCACGGCCACGCCAAGGAGTACGCCCGCGCCGTGCTGCGCTGGCTCGAGGCGCACGGCCGCCGGGTCGTGAATGGCTCGCACGTGATCGAGTTCGAGGTGTCGAAGGTTGCGCAGACCGCGGCGCTCGCGGCGGCCGGGTTCGACGTGCCGCACACCGTCGCGGTGTTCGGCAAGGATGAGCTGGTCGCCCGCGCGGCCGAGCTCGCGACGCCATTCATCACGAAGCACAACCAGGGCGGCAAGGGCCTCGGCGTGCGCCGCTTCGACAGCCTCGAGGAGTTCGTCGCGTACGTCGACGGGCCCGACTTCGAGGAGCCGATCGACGGCATCACGCTGCTGCAGGAGTACCTCGTCGGCGCCGAGGCGTTCATCACTCGCGCCGAGTTCGTCGACGGCGAGTTCGTCTACGCCGTGCGCGTCGACACGTCGGCCGGCAGCTTCGAGCTCTGCCCAGCCGAGGCGTGCGCCGTGCCCGTCGGCGCCGGTGGCGTCGAGGCGGAGGGCCTCGCGGCCGCGCCGATTCAACTCGGTGACTTCGCGCCGGCCGCCGCCGCGTGCGAGGTCGGCGCCGACAGCCTATTCAGCATCCGCGAGTCGGTGACGGTCGACGACGAGCTCATCGTGCGCCTGCGCGACTTCCTCGCCGCGAACCGCATCGAGATCGCCGGCATCGAGTTCATGGAGACGGTCGACGGCCGCCGCGTCGTCTACGACATCAACACGAACACGAACTACAACCCCGACGTCGAGGCCATCGCCCCCGCGTCGGCCGCCGCATCCCTCGTTCGTGCCCTCGGCCGCGAACTCGACCAGCTCCGAAAGTAAGAAACCTTCCCCCGATGCGCTTTGGCTACTGGACGCCGACGATGGATCGTTGGCTTCGCAACGTTGATGAGACCTTCCCGATCGACCTCGCGGCGCAGCAGCGCATCGCGCGCGCGGCCGAGCGGGTCGGCTTCGACATCACGCTGATTCTCGAACTCAACCTCAGCGACATCGGCGGGGCGGATGGGCCGGTGCTCGACGCCTGGTCGCTCGCCTCGGCGCTCGGGGCTTCGACTGAGAGGCTCGAGATCCTCGCGGCGATTCGCCCGATCTATCACCAGCCGGTGCAGCTCGCCGCGAAGCAGGCGGCGACGCTGCAGTACCTCACCGGCGGCCGATTCAGCCTCAACGTTGTGTCGGGTTGGTGGGCCGAAGAGGCGCGCCAGTACGGCATCGAGTTTGCCGCGCACGACGACCGCTACGCGTTCACGCGCGAGTACGTGGACGCGCTGACGACGCTCTGGCGCGACGACGTCGCGAACTTCGACGGCGAGTTCAT
The Gulosibacter sediminis genome window above contains:
- a CDS encoding ion transporter, producing the protein MRTASPPEPWQPNPHATGIRRRVGELVLHPAVQNFIIAVIIVNAVTLGLETSDAVMARAGGLLHVLDVAALVIFIIELAAKMFALGRAFWRDGWNVFDFLVVAIALIPSSGPLAVLRALRVLRVLRLVNRLPQLRRIAEAIIRAIPGIGAIAALMAIIFYVGAVMATVLFGDSHPEMFGSIPTSLLTLFQVMTLDSWALGVVVPVMDAHPSAWLFFIPFILVSAFVMLNLFIAVIVDTMSNLHETAPEDERQPLPHDRELAAMRHELAEIKALLLKQQSPGS
- a CDS encoding magnesium and cobalt transport protein CorA codes for the protein MTHGPIIRLISGGQPSKAPADTTPADALDFVGDAPDRMAMSFYPEPTPEQIAELGTAWQLHPVMLEDILIANQRPKLERAGDVLLLVLRSARYLDDIEEIDFDEFHVLVRPGNVAVLCQDNEWIDGTRVSDHDAEHPFSLIRRDDDSVLAQTNLLSLGPEAVVYRVIDAIVDGYEPVLRGLEIDQEQIERQVFSGDAAVTERIYRLSQEVIDMLQTMSSMTEVVTALRGGFGKYDIPAELQKYLDDVADHLARHVAQTRELKESLTQILSVNSTLVAQRQNEDMKKISGWAAILFAPTLVGAIYGMNFDDMPELHWAFGYPMALGMMLAVGVGLYFFFKRANWM
- the gltX gene encoding glutamate--tRNA ligase → MTAPSEIRVRFCPSPTGTPHVGLIRTALFNWAYAKHVGGKFVFRIEDTDAQRDSEESYQQILEALNWLGLDWDEGIGVGGPHEPYRQSQRGDIYQDVIQKLLEAGHLYESFATAEEIEARNVANGRDPRQGYDNFERELTDEQKAAFRAEGREPSLRLRVPDTDLSFDDLVRGEITFKAGSFPDFVVVRPNGQPLYTLVNPVDDALMEITHIMRGEDLLSSTPRQIALYHALVEIGVAKFIPRFGHLPYVMGEGNKKLSKRDPESNLFLHRDRGFLPEGLLNYLALLGWSIAADRDVFTMEEMCAAFDVADVNPNPARFDLKKAEAINAEHVRLLEPEDFAARLVPYLQAAELVATPATDAQLEIVRQAAPLVQSRMQLLGETPGLLGFLFVSTDDLVFEDDALKTLKDGALDVLAATAESLEGVSEWATEPIEAAMRAKLIDELGIKPRLAFGPARVALSGRRISPPLFESMELLGRDATLARIQKLRDHLSA
- a CDS encoding NAD(P)/FAD-dependent oxidoreductase, with the translated sequence MTIAPEDHYEVVIVGGGPAGLQAALLLARQLRRVLVLDGNRPRHSATMEAHGFLSRDNIPPNELRAAGRESVEAYENAEIQFAQVTRISRDGEGFRVEAKGVRGSRARLVHGERVILATGLKEIFPELPTLRAYYGTHIHSCVVCDAWNKRDASIAVFGVPSAKTLAYRAAQLSRIGSHVTLFANEEQVHEVDAERLRLLGVAVDRRDIEDVVGERATMTGVRTVDGDVVPVEAAFVLPAFEAQIGFLDDDLRPDLDAEGLIVADNFGRTRVQNLYATGELTAPGPEVLIISAGKGARTAIAAHRDAIGF
- a CDS encoding HNH endonuclease signature motif containing protein, which encodes MKAARGKADAAEAQALSAAFLITEQRSHAERAEHPGRGAYAELFRYNLRSIMGSYGALLNLSDTALITRAHAAHRLTSKFPSWLEPLRAGEVSKQQVDSVLRHSKDLPDEVIDSFGEQVLNYAKNHLPGKTEKYAECLAARHAASEFEANHAREVKERRVVIQDVENGMSWLSAYLPSSFANAAFDLLTTEAKILRDENKREIAELRASNDEDAADTDSAEFLPDERTIEQIRADLLLDTLLTSTPQGILESKSAGKRRVEANISIVVPVLALRDPETPRDIATLNGTQPMSVDEARDWFGDVPSIERILTDPINGHVITADTRVATASLTHYLRARDQTCRHPGCRRPAAKCELDHTVPWEIGGKTVPENLQYLCKCHHIQKHRKPWRVRHLGGGVLEWTSPLGHVFIDYPEPMGPVLGPEFKYADDPAPF
- a CDS encoding SatD family protein, with the translated sequence MSKMKANSSCVALLVDIVDSRGSDRSTTHAAILAALPELDSEAALEPVHPTVGDELQGIFRTLGAALTASYHLRLLLDGAVELRFGLGGGEVRVIDEQRNIQDGSAWWRAREAIEAVETLESDPQYPGIRTGIVDGRSESNSLAPATAQLVDAQLARLRVGARHSLRLLLDGLDNQRAAEAIGISASANSQRVRTNQLRILADTMLELGKLD
- a CDS encoding HD domain-containing protein, which produces MVTYDGSNLDAAGLPDSVQHRLLELWQEPHRDYHGVTHLESGLAALDTLGGTQLEKIAFWCHDAVHTNTSPDDEHASVDIAEQLLWGNLTDSELDEVTRLILITINHRPDAQDAAGARVSDADLVGLALDWDAYEENIEGIRVELPELSGRAWRARRRKQVEGLVARPQIFFTDYGREHWEDRARVNLLRELDDLR
- a CDS encoding LLM class flavin-dependent oxidoreductase; this encodes MTKRIILNAFDMTTTTHQSSGTWRHPDSQAHRYKDLDYWTNLAQTLERGRFDSIFIADVLGTYDVFRGSAAAALRDGAQTPVNDPFLQVPAMAAVTKHLGFGVTAAVTYDQPFPFARRIATLDHLTKGRVAWNVVTSYLNSAALNHGFTKQLGHDDRYKLAEEFLDVVYKLLEGSWDDDAVVFDQENGVFTNPAKVHPIKHEGRHFSVPGFAITEPSPQRTPVIFQAGASPRGRTFAASHGEGVFISPATPEGARVITDDIRDRAEAQGRSRDDVKIFALVTVVTDETDAKAVEKLKDYLSYASPEGVLALYGGWTGIDYSKFDSDQPLEAVDNDSLRSVLASLASSDNTVQWTVNDIVERRGIGGMGPVIVGGPETVADELERWVEVGGLDGFNFAYAVTPGTFEDLVDYVVPELQRRGRAQTEYTGSTLREGLYGEGQSRVLDSHPAARYRGAFTETVEDAEDREFAL
- a CDS encoding flavin reductase family protein, yielding MTDTNTTTHTQFDALTEAEFKNVVGHFASGVTVVTTAFGDKLYGSTASAFSSLSMDPLSVLVCLNKTSTTNPAVTGSGYFAVNILGEQNAELAKHFSRKNDDKFATVNYSRSQFGGVPTLDDALATIVCEVMDTPVGGTHTVYFGRALEATAASGGPLAYYRGRFGRFEEFEI
- a CDS encoding ATP-grasp domain-containing protein, with protein sequence MSDFTRQAEPAVYVLHENEDWLPPLREAFAAPGVPLREIELTAGSIDLAAEPPQGVFWSRLSASSHTRDHGHAKEYARAVLRWLEAHGRRVVNGSHVIEFEVSKVAQTAALAAAGFDVPHTVAVFGKDELVARAAELATPFITKHNQGGKGLGVRRFDSLEEFVAYVDGPDFEEPIDGITLLQEYLVGAEAFITRAEFVDGEFVYAVRVDTSAGSFELCPAEACAVPVGAGGVEAEGLAAAPIQLGDFAPAAAACEVGADSLFSIRESVTVDDELIVRLRDFLAANRIEIAGIEFMETVDGRRVVYDINTNTNYNPDVEAIAPASAAASLVRALGRELDQLRK